The Homalodisca vitripennis isolate AUS2020 chromosome 7, UT_GWSS_2.1, whole genome shotgun sequence DNA segment GTTATTCTGTTTAATCAAATTCCAGGCAGCTTTGCACTTGTTGCTACTATTTTCAATATACTGAGCATTCGATGCTAATTTTGCATTCTTAAGAGCTGTTCGATATTggtaatttaagatttttcatttgGTTTAAAGATAACAAAGGCTTCAGCTTACAAccatttctaattaaattatgtaagaaaagagtaaaactaaaacttgtttataataaaattacagttaccATGCCAAAGttgatttaaatctttatatacctacccaaataataaaaaatgcatacttttaaaattgagttGGTATAAATATGGCTAATGGCTATAGCTAATCCataatgttcttttttcaatttatttatttagataataaatgAGGTAGTTACATTCAGAAAGGATTGGGTTCAACAAACAGTACAGTACAGTTTCAAGAGTACAGACTACttaattaaatgtaagtaaaatgaTTTGTTTTCCTACAGATAGGTTTATTTTCTCTATCTAACATCacatcaaattttatatttacaacctcatatacttttttttttctttccagaAAATGCCGCCCATTGACAAGAAAATTTTGATGAGAGCTTATCGTGATCAGCTGAAAGCTGACAAAGACAAATACCAGCAGCATTTATCAAATGAAAGGCAGCGTGACAAGGAGAGAagacaattaaataaaagaaaagaaaaagatgATGAAAAATTATTGCTTGAAAGACGTAAACGTGTCCTTGAAAGAGTGAGGAACCATCGAaacaaacttaaacttaactctgCAGCATCCATAAATGATACATCTCTGATTGGCAGCTACAAGTGCCGGCAATCCTTTGGAAAAGCCATTAATAGATTGAAAAAAAACCTGCCAAACAGCCCCAGCAAAAAAAGTGCTGTTGTGAAAAAACTTGTTCTTGATATAGGAATGAATTtaagagaggatttaaataaatcTGTTCGTCTACCACACCGAGTACTGTCTGAAGAACATAAGAAGTGTATTAGAAACTTTTATTGCAGTGACACTATTAGCCGACAGGCCCCTGGGAAGCAAGATGTGAAGTCGGTGAAATGTGAAAAAACTGGCAAGAGAGCGAACATGCAAAAAAAGGCATTTAATTATGACAATAAAAGAGGCGTTTGAGGAGTTCAAGCTTAAGCATCCTGAGATTGTTGTGAAGTAAGCATCCTGAGATTGTTGTGAAGAAATCTCTGTTTTTCTATCTTCGCCCGAAACATGTCCTTCCCGTTTCTCAAATGCCACAcagtgtgtgtgtttgtaaatatCACAGCAATGTGAATTTCCTATTGGAAACTATTTCAAAGATTCATCCAGCTTATCCACCAAACCATAAAGGAACTATTACAATACATAAGTTGTAATACATTGAATGAGACATGCATGCTGGGAAGATGTTCAGAAAGGCAAGTGAGTGACTTATTGATAAATTGTGAGAAAGAAAAGGAGATTTACTGGAAGAAATGGATTGATAAAGGAGGGATTCAGTTGACAGTTGTGACTGGGAGTTTAGAAGATGCTATTAAAGAGC contains these protein-coding regions:
- the LOC124365879 gene encoding uncharacterized protein LOC124365879, with the protein product MPPIDKKILMRAYRDQLKADKDKYQQHLSNERQRDKERRQLNKRKEKDDEKLLLERRKRVLERVRNHRNKLKLNSAASINDTSLIGSYKCRQSFGKAINRLKKNLPNSPSKKSAVVKKLVLDIGMNLREDLNKSVRLPHRVLSEEHKKCIRNFYCSDTISRQAPGKQDVKSVKCEKTGKRANMQKKAFNYDNKRGV